A part of Microbacterium atlanticum genomic DNA contains:
- a CDS encoding GIY-YIG nuclease family protein translates to MPDTPTTSRCAVDDGGCRGPVPSGSPLPLCERHLAIAGEWVAAEYGLTDVLPAPCLACGSRLGVRYPSGWLCAVCEWRHGDVPDAELAPPRVEVVYYLGYADRVKIGTSANPRQRLSAIWHDELLAFERGGRALEQRRHRQFAADRHPRTEWFRRSETLAAHIAALAAGVDDPWQQHARWVSEALAAHG, encoded by the coding sequence GTGCCTGACACGCCCACGACCTCACGCTGCGCTGTCGACGACGGCGGATGCCGCGGCCCGGTGCCCAGCGGTTCCCCGCTGCCCCTGTGCGAACGGCATCTCGCCATCGCGGGGGAGTGGGTGGCGGCGGAGTACGGCCTCACCGATGTGCTGCCCGCGCCCTGCCTGGCCTGCGGGTCGCGGCTGGGGGTGCGGTATCCGTCCGGATGGCTCTGCGCGGTGTGCGAATGGCGCCACGGCGATGTCCCCGATGCCGAGCTGGCGCCGCCGCGCGTCGAGGTCGTCTACTACCTGGGCTATGCCGACCGCGTCAAGATCGGCACCAGCGCCAACCCGCGGCAGCGCCTGTCGGCGATCTGGCACGACGAGCTGCTCGCCTTCGAGCGGGGCGGACGCGCGCTCGAGCAGCGCCGGCACCGCCAGTTCGCAGCCGACCGCCACCCGCGCACTGAGTGGTTCCGGCGCTCCGAGACGCTCGCGGCGCACATCGCCGCGCTCGCCGCCGGTGTGGATGACCCGTGGCAGCAGCATGCGCGATGGGTGAGCGAGGCGCTGGCCGCGCACGGGTGA
- the rpsA gene encoding 30S ribosomal protein S1, whose product MTSATTATATKQVAINDIGSAEDFLAAVEKTLKFFNDGDLIEGTVVKIDRDEVLLDVGYKTEGVIPSRELSIKHDVDPNEVVKVGDEVEALVLQKEDKEGRLILSKKRAQYERAWGDVEKIKENDGVVTGSVIEVVKGGLIVDIGLRGFLPASLIELRRVRDLTPYLGQEIEAKILELDKNRNNVVLSRRALLEQTQSESRTTFLNNLHKGQVRKGTVSSIVNFGAFVDLGGVDGLVHVSELSWKHIEHASEVVEVGQEVTVEILEVDLDRERVSLSLKATQEDPWQVFARTHAIGQVAPGKVTKLVPFGAFVRVADGIEGLVHISELSGKHVELAEQVVSVGEEVFVKIIDIDLERRRISLSLKQANESVDPNGTEFDPALYGMVTEYDEHGEYKYPEGFDPETNAWLEGFDEQREKWEQEYAAAHARWEAHKAAVTKALEAEAAAPVETGASSFSSDSGPAGTLADDEALAALREKLSGR is encoded by the coding sequence ATGACTAGCGCAACGACCGCCACGGCCACCAAGCAGGTCGCGATCAACGACATCGGCTCTGCTGAGGACTTCCTGGCCGCGGTCGAGAAGACCCTGAAGTTCTTCAACGACGGCGACCTGATCGAAGGCACCGTGGTGAAGATCGACCGCGACGAGGTGCTCCTCGACGTCGGCTACAAGACCGAGGGTGTCATCCCCTCGCGCGAGCTCTCCATCAAGCACGACGTCGACCCGAACGAGGTCGTCAAGGTCGGCGACGAGGTCGAAGCCCTCGTTCTCCAGAAGGAGGACAAGGAAGGCCGCCTCATCCTCTCCAAGAAGCGCGCCCAGTACGAGCGCGCCTGGGGCGACGTCGAGAAGATCAAGGAGAACGACGGTGTCGTCACCGGCTCCGTGATCGAGGTCGTCAAGGGCGGTCTGATCGTCGACATCGGCCTGCGCGGCTTCCTGCCGGCGTCGCTCATCGAGCTCCGCCGCGTGCGCGATCTCACGCCGTACCTCGGCCAGGAGATCGAGGCCAAGATCCTCGAGCTCGACAAGAACCGCAACAACGTCGTGCTCTCGCGCCGTGCGCTGCTCGAGCAGACGCAGTCCGAGTCGCGCACCACGTTCCTCAACAACCTCCACAAGGGCCAGGTCCGCAAGGGCACGGTCTCGTCGATCGTCAACTTCGGTGCGTTCGTCGACCTCGGTGGCGTCGACGGTCTCGTCCACGTCTCGGAGCTGTCGTGGAAGCACATCGAGCACGCGTCCGAGGTCGTCGAGGTCGGCCAGGAGGTCACCGTCGAGATCCTCGAGGTCGACCTCGACCGCGAGCGCGTCTCGCTGTCGCTCAAGGCGACGCAGGAGGACCCGTGGCAGGTCTTCGCCCGCACGCACGCGATCGGACAGGTCGCGCCGGGCAAGGTCACCAAGCTCGTGCCGTTCGGTGCCTTCGTCCGCGTCGCGGACGGCATCGAGGGCCTCGTGCACATCTCCGAGCTGTCGGGCAAGCACGTCGAGCTGGCCGAGCAGGTCGTCTCGGTCGGTGAAGAGGTCTTCGTCAAGATCATCGACATCGACCTCGAGCGTCGCCGCATCTCGCTCTCGCTCAAGCAGGCGAACGAGTCGGTCGACCCCAACGGCACCGAGTTCGACCCGGCGCTCTACGGCATGGTCACGGAGTACGACGAGCACGGCGAGTACAAGTACCCCGAGGGCTTCGACCCCGAGACCAACGCCTGGCTCGAAGGCTTCGATGAGCAGCGTGAGAAGTGGGAGCAGGAGTACGCCGCCGCCCACGCGCGCTGGGAGGCTCACAAGGCTGCCGTCACCAAGGCCCTCGAGGCCGAGGCGGCCGCTCCGGTCGAGACCGGCGCGTCGTCGTTCTCGTCCGACAGCGGCCCTGCGGGCACGCTGGCTGACGACGAGGCCCTCGCGGCTCTGCGTGAGAAGCTCTCGGGTCGCTGA